GGCGATTGGGTGAGTGAGCATGATTAAAGTTGAACATTTACAAGTGAGCACCCCCAAAGGAGCTATTTTACAAGGGGTGAGCTTTTGCACATCTGAGCATTTAGCCATTTTGGGGAGTAGTGGGAGTGGTAAAAGCACGCTGTGTAAGGCGATTTGTGGCATTTTGCCCCCCCACTTCAAACTTAGTTACACCAAATTAGAAACAAATGCACGCGCGGGTTATGTGTTTCAGGATTGTATCAGTTGCTTTTTTCCCAATCTTAAAATTAAGGACACCTTTAAGATGGTGCTAAAAGATAAGCTAGAAAAGGCGTTTGGGATCTTTGAGCGTCTGAGTGTCCCTACTAAAGTGTGGCAACTCTACCCCTATGAGCTTAGTCGGGGCATGGCTAGCCGTGTGCAAATTGCGCTCAATTTAGCCCTAGAGGTGCAAATCCTCTTGTTAGATGAGGTAACAAGCTCGCTAGATAGTGCCAATACAAATAGTGTTATA
This portion of the Helicobacter felis ATCC 49179 genome encodes:
- a CDS encoding ATP-binding cassette domain-containing protein codes for the protein MIKVEHLQVSTPKGAILQGVSFCTSEHLAILGSSGSGKSTLCKAICGILPPHFKLSYTKLETNARAGYVFQDCISCFFPNLKIKDTFKMVLKDKLEKAFGIFERLSVPTKVWQLYPYELSRGMASRVQIALNLALEVQILLLDEVTSSLDSANTNSVIELLLGLDAQRVVITHDEEVAFKLCQEVLVLESGQMAYFGSKKEYFG